CCACAAGTCGCCTAATGAGTAGCGATTCACTGACATGAAAATTTTGGGGCGATTTTAATATCAGATACTGCTGTTATTTaccaaaaagtaaataaagtgttttgtattaaaatatacttcacaagttaattttttttaatttgtacaaTGTCTTGAAAacgtattattttccttccaatcCACAAAAGTAGTTTGTAAACATGGAAAaaggatatgaatactttttggcTGGCACTGTAGCTCAGAAACAAATGCaggggaaagaaagaaaagagagcaatttaacattttggagGGCATTCAATAAGCCTATTCAGGCATCAGCAGAACAAGACAAATActcaatttgtaaaaaaaaaaaaaaatcaatgtcaaatttgctacacgcacacacacagccaaCACATCACACACCATCATggattttttaatcaaatagaaatatataCTGACAGTAAGCAGGTTGTAGTTTGGTTATCATAATACATTCATTTGtcaaagaaaatgtcacaagACAAGAGAAATGGGAATGTCACTTGAGTTTTATGATCCTAACGttggcggcggcagcagcagcagtaaagaAACTCCGTACTGAATgctggaagaaaagaaaaaaaaaaactgctgagaGCGCAGTCCCTAAAGGCCTTCCTCTCTCAATTAGCCCCTTTTGCCCTTTCAATCTGGagtcttcctcctgctgctcctttaaTCTCCGACTCCAGCCACTCGCATCGCCCTTGCGGATTTAAACTGAACCGATTAAGACGCAAAATGGGTTCGCTCCAAATGCAGTTGGTGTTCCAGATTCGAATCTCTTCAGCAAAACTCTCAAACAAAGCTTCACAAATGAACATGCTATGAGGACAGGTATTTATCTAATGCTGGAGCTGAAGGAAGGTCTGcagtaaagtgttttttttttctatgctttAGAAGGTTTTCCTAATACACCTTTTACAAAGCAATATAATGTTTGCCACACCTGCTTTTGTGCGTTAGAAGTAATCATAGGACGGCATGGTTATTGCAATTTCAAGACTTTTCTAAGTGCTCAGTCTTCTTTCAGGGCTCTGAACTGCTGTCATCAAAATGTCCGTTTTTGTGAAGAGTCAGAGGTGTGCCGGCGGCGTCTCTGGGTTTATCTTGCTCCGACCTTTCCCGGCAACCGGCCGGTCTCTCTCCTCCCACAGCGTGACCCCGTCGCACGCGCAAATCTTTTTGGGATTCTGGAAAAGGCCCGCCGATCTGGCGATGATCCCACAGGCCAGCCTGCGAACGTCACAGAAACGACAGAGAAAATTTCAGGAATGAAAGATAAGAGATCCGATTAATGTGCGACAAACTGTCAAGCGTAAATAATTACAAATCCACGTTGCTCCGTTTGTTGAACAATGCTACAATCTTCTAAAGCAGAGTTGGTTTTTGGCACTAGAAACGCTTCCAGTAACAGCCCAAACTCATCCATGTCACCACtgtttttaggcttttttttttgatacatAAACAGCATTGAGTTTATTCTGCTGTTCCAACTTTTTATCTGTCATGAACTGAAAGCtccaaatattgtaaaataatagAATGGGAGCACAGGcgagaaagaggaaagaaaaagatctTTATTTGCAGTATGGATTCTTTTTCAACAATCAAAACTGTGGGCGCTTATGTacttaatgacaaaataaaaaaataaagtcagtcCGTCAACCAAAGTAAAACGCCATAACTTTCATCTAGATAATGAAAATAGATGATGGCATCTCACCCTCTTTTAGTGAAAACCTAGAATTTTTAACAGATGATGCGTTAcaaaaataacctaaaaaatatacttaaattTCTCCTGACAGGTTTGGCAAAAGTAGTTTTATCCACAGTGAGCCTTTCAAGTTTGTGATCAAAGATCACTTGAGGACAAGAACAAAATGATCAGGTTAGTGATCATCATCAGGTTAGTGAGTGTTCAGAAAATTCACTCTGGATAAACTTTGTTTATGTGCTTGAAGGGAAATCAAGATTTTCTCAAATTGTTTTCAGATGTTGAAAAGCCGAGATTTGGACCACAATCCTTGGATTTTAAGAGGATCGTGCCCCAATCCAATCCCACACACCTCATCTGTACCtggcacttttttatttttattttagtggcTCCTGCTTCCTGACTTCCTCTCCCATCTCCCTCTCCTGTCCCTCCGCATCCAtctcctccttctccagctGCCATTCCTGCCCCTCATTTACAACTTCCTCAGCTGACACTGTCCTAATCTGCTACATAACAGAAACAATGGCAAACTTCAAAATTCAACGCAAGAAAAGCGCTAAACACACAGGAAGTAATTTACTGACTATCTAACCACATTCTAACCTCCGGCCAGTCCGACCACAAACAGACCGGTCCATCAGGAAACCTCCAGATGCTCCCCATGGGTAAGTCAGCCGTGTTCATGTCCACAACTCATAAATTTCAGCCACCAAAATGGGGACATGacattgatggaaaaaaaatagttttgaggCCAATGTGGGTTCATCATAACTTATATTGTCATTGCAATAGCAATAGTTTTCCTAATATCCTGCAGCGTTAATCCTATTAGAGACTTCACTATAGCAATATCCTTCAGACATAACTGTGATTTTACTTTACTGTAATTTTGGCATCAAGTTTAACTCTAAAATGGCCAGTAATAACTGAACTTGCCTATTCTACGCTGTCGAATCCTCTTTAGCTTTTTAACTGTAAACTTGTATGAcatcttttcagaaaaaaaatctgtccttTTGTTAGCTTTCTGTCAACAAAGTACAAATTAATTTAACCTTTTTCTAGATGGGTTGAACTTCAAACACCTGCTCCCGTAGCACAGATAACGTTACCtccacatttcctgttttatttagtcCTTCTGATTACTGCCAACACATGGTTAGCATTAAATCGCAGATGCTAACggctttcagaaaaaaaatattccagttaCACCgaaaacaaagtttaataaaGCACCTTTAAGCATAGCAGGTCAGTGGTGTTCCTTGTTTGGTTGATGAATtagcaacaaatttaaatatttctgctacACCGTCCACCCCTtcaaacattttgcacatcCGTCTGATCTTCAAAAGTACGAACCCGTCACCAGAGTTTCCAGTCAGCTTGGAGAGAGAGTGACCGCCTCGACCCAGGTCGTCTTCCCCGGAGTCCACGACCAGAGATCGACCAATCACGTCCCAGACCTGCAGGAAAAATGCCGGAGCTGGTTAGCTCCGTGTGGTGCCACGGTCAAATACGTCATGTTTGCTCAGGTGGTACCTTCAGCTGTCTGTCCTCTAATCTGAATGAAGCTCGGCCATCTGGTCCAGCCACTATGTTCCCCAAATCACCTACATGCTGCAAAAACACGCAGTGTAAGAAGATTTAAACAGATGACGCAGTTGAAATCATCTGTAGAAATATAACACAGTGCTGCGAGAAAGAAAAGACATATAAAAAGCTGTGGGTCTGGTAGAAAATAGGCCAGGGTGTGGTTTGTGaaaaagaattaattttttttataaaattagtAGGGCCAGGTTGTTTTAGATTAGCTTCACttcttaataaatgaaacccTCATTTGAAAACGTGACGCGTTTACTCAGGCTATCATTGTCTGatatattaaagtttgttaGCTACAAGCATTTATTTGTGacaaaaatccacaaacaaaccttttttccaCAGCTTTATGCATACTAGAGACAAAGTGCTAAAGCAAAATGAAGCCAGACTCCTCCTCACTTTGCTGAATTCACGATCTGCAACAGAACAGCAGTTTGAGGGAAAACTGCGCCGCATCTGCTGTATTCCAGGAAGGATCCAATCAATACCTGGGAACTTTTTCCTATTATTGTTTCAAAACTTCATTTCAACCCGCTCTGCCCCAGGCGGACATGAAGCACGTCATCGAATCCACTTATAAAACAGAAGGATTACACAGCGAGTCCGTTTAGGAAGCttgggaggaaaaataaattaataaaacagaaaaaaaaaaaaaaagttgacaaatTGATTGTGTACCCGTTCAGAGTCACCCGGACCTCCATGCTGTTTCCCAAATGGGTTGTAGTGCTCTCCgcagctgcagaggaaggaCAAACTCACTTTAATCGGATGACGAGAATAAAATGGCTTATATGCCTTTTAAACCCCTCGTGGAGgcttttgctattttgttttgaggaaggaaaaaaattaataacacTGGATATGTCACCaatctttttattcatttccacagcttttttttttttgtaaacaaacaacCTGGGACAAACTCAGAGGAACAAGAGATTACCTCTGCATAAGACGTCACTGCATTGATCTGACGTATAAGGTAATGGAGATGCAACAAACCGCAGAATAACTTCAGGAGACGCCTCAAAGTTTTGTTTGCAACTCAAATCTCAACTTGGCGCGGAGCTGTGAAACTTCGCCTGGAGGCTcggtttttaattttcttgatcaaatttaatttgctttcGCCTGACAGGTCGTCAGTGAGCCGGCGCTCCCACCTGAGGCAGTCCTGTGTGAGGTCGCCCAGCGTGTGGACGTGCAGGCCGTGGGGCCCGGGCTCCAGGCCGTCGATGGTCCCGTCGATCAGGCAGTCTTCTTCGGACACCTGCAAGAAACGCACCACGCCCTGAATCGATCCGGCTCCAGACAGCATGGCCACGGCTGCACCCAGATctgttaaacacacacacgcacacacacacatcgtaAGAGTTGTCATAGctgatttatttagatttttttcctcttttaaacgGAGCCACttgagtttaaatatttcacatttctatATTAGCTCAGACTTGCAgtagaaaacttgtttttccaaatgttttgctgttatCTGTGACTTATCATTAGTCAGTTGTCTATAAACTTTTTTAGCCGTCCAGTCAAAGACGACGAAAAGTCAGATCCAGGTCTATTTTCATCTCAAGCACACCCTTACTGGAAGCCAAAGCTActaaaataatctgctaatctacgtttaaaataaattgtaacaataattcatttttaagagATTTGTCACAAATTACAGCACACATGTCTGCACTGTTAACCACCTACATATATATCGTGACATTAATGagcatttctgtcttttaacCAATTCACTTAAACAGTCAAGTAATTACAAAAGGGTGGATCTTTGCAAACATCCTTCTTGCCAAACGAGGAGAATGCAATTAGCCCTCGCCTCACTAGTATTTGAcctatttttatcattattaccGTTACAAAAACACTGTGGAAATTAACTTGATTCAAATAGAGGCTACATTCGGTTTTTAAGCAAGACCTGTCTTGGAAATGCCACTGAGACTGTAGACGTAATGTTACAAAGCAGCCAgaatttttctttgcagctcATAGAGAAAAGCAAATTCAATTCCAATGCACCCAGGAGAGGAGGGTATTAATACTTCCTATTGGATCTAGAGTAAAATTAAAGGAACTGATAAGATGTGGGTACAATAAAACACCAACAATGAAAGAGTTGTAGTGagatcaaagtccagaccttatCGCTGCTGCaagtctttacatttttctgctgtCGGGCTTTTGAAGCTACGTAATCCTGactgaactgctgctgctgcttcgcCGACACCGATGTTATTGCATGTTTATCGTGCATCACTAGTTTGGACGAtagaattattttgttttacatattctCTCATCATGGATGCTCGCAGGATGAGAGAATACACAGCTGACAATAACTTGGGTGGATATTGACATACTGGCACTTCAGTTAAATTATTTAGCTAGAGAAACTCTCTGGACATTTGtggcagtttttcttttttttttttcccccagaagcatcagattttttttttttccctcctctgtgGTTCTCACCTTGCTTTGATCCACCGATCCCCTTCAGCACGGCCCGGCGCCCCGTCCTCTCAATGAGAGACTGAACCTCTGTGCTGGTGAGCGCAGCCTCAACCAGGACCTCCTCTTTACTGAGATCGATGCTGACTGACTGTACTCCTGCAAAGCACACAACACTCCATCAAAAACTTAGAACAACCGCTGTATATTTGCAATgtgtttaatcattttaaattgaataattGTTGTCACTTAATATCGTTTATACACACTGGACAGTAGGTCTTACAGCTAAAACCTGTCAAGGAATGCAGTAACAATTTTAGCTGCAATTTGCGTTCCAGCTGCTTAAATGGTGTTTGTGCTAATGGTTAGTtagctcgttttttttttatgccttttagTTGCTGTTGAGGGCTGTAGTTTTAAGAATTTTCAATGATAacatcaaaatattcaaattatttataaCTTTCTGCTCCATTCCAGTTAACGACATGGTGATACTTAGAGGCAAAGATTTGGTCTCACAAAATCTTGTTTAACTTGCTAAAACATTTGTGGAATTTATTAATTTGTGTTAATTGTctgtaagttaatgttttctataaataaatgaagcatgCCTGATTAGCTCATGcaatgttaaattttaatgaaacatttgaaataatataCGTCTTTAACAATAAGTCAATTAGAAAATAAAGGCtcaatgttgtttttgctttcaggAAGAATATTATCTGTCACTGATTATAACAGTGAATATGTGttacacataaacaaaaatgagcTTTTGGCTCAGTACATCGATTGTTAAATGCCGATtagctgacatttattttaacccccacagaataaaaacataaaaatcaatcaaatatattagaaaggttgatt
The DNA window shown above is from Poecilia reticulata strain Guanapo linkage group LG14, Guppy_female_1.0+MT, whole genome shotgun sequence and carries:
- the ccs gene encoding copper chaperone for superoxide dismutase isoform X3 translates to MTCESCAEKVRAALEGKPGVQSVSIDLSKEEVLVEAALTSTEVQSLIERTGRRAVLKGIGGSKQDLGAAVAMLSGAGSIQGVVRFLQVSEEDCLIDGTIDGLEPGPHGLHVHTLGDLTQDCLSCGEHYNPFGKQHGGPGDSERHVGDLGNIVAGPDGRASFRLEDRQLKVWDVIGRSLVVDSGEDDLGRGGHSLSKLTGNSGDGLACGIIARSAGLFQNPKKICACDGVTLWEERDRPVAGKGRSKINPETPPAHL
- the ccs gene encoding copper chaperone for superoxide dismutase isoform X1, which encodes MAAPFSLAGRVISVSRKLGRFLINSVFIAQAGTVVRNMDTERPAKLEFAVQMTCESCAEKVRAALEGKPGVQSVSIDLSKEEVLVEAALTSTEVQSLIERTGRRAVLKGIGGSKQDLGAAVAMLSGAGSIQGVVRFLQVSEEDCLIDGTIDGLEPGPHGLHVHTLGDLTQDCLSCGEHYNPFGKQHGGPGDSERHVGDLGNIVAGPDGRASFRLEDRQLKVWDVIGRSLVVDSGEDDLGRGGHSLSKLTGNSGDGLACGIIARSAGLFQNPKKICACDGVTLWEERDRPVAGKGRSKINPETPPAHL
- the ccs gene encoding copper chaperone for superoxide dismutase isoform X2, producing MAAPFSLAGRVISVSRKLGRFLINSVFIAQAGTVVRNMDTERPAKLEFAVQMTCESCAEKVRAALEGKPGVQSVSIDLSKEEVLVEAALTSTEVQSLIERTGRRAVLKGIGGSKQDLGAAVAMLSGAGSIQGVVRFLQVSEEDCLIDGTIDGLEPGPHGLHVHTLGDLTQDCLSCGEHYNPFGKQHGGPGDSERHVGDLGNIVAGPDGRASFRLEDRQLKVWDVIGRSLVVDSGEDDLGRGGHSLSKLTGNSGDGRLGQCQLRKL